The genomic interval GGGATTCAAGTCTGAAGAAAGATGAGGTATAAAATTCCTCTTTTAACAATATGCATGGGGATTTCTTAAGGACATTTTCTCCCTAGGATAAGGGAGAATTGGATTTGGGGACCATGCAGAAATATTGATGGAGGATATTTTCAGGGGTACAGGGTTGTAGCTCTTTCTTTATGGGAAAACGAGAGTTTGAAGAAAGAAGCATCAAGGAATAAACTGGGTGTATTCCTCTACTCTTTGCAGACAAGCTGATCCTTCAGGCTCCACGCTCTGTCTTTGAAGGAGATGAGGTTTTTCTCAGATGCCAGGCGAGAGAAGAcgcaaaagaaatacatttttacagAAATGAATATCAAATTCAACCAAACTTCACTCTAAAGTCAGTCTCCAGGAACGATGACAAATATCACTGTTCTGCTCTTATGAGAGGCTTTTGGggatggaagaaagaaaattcaaaacatcTAACGATTCAAGTTCAAGGTAATGGCTGCCCTCCTGTGGGTAATATGACTCAGCGGGGAAACTGTGTGTGATGATTTAGGGAGTGGTTCATCAATGGGGATTTCAGGAAACGCCTCCTGttctgggagggagatgggaggtgaTTCCAGCTGCTTGGGTCCTTGTGTTCTACTGGCTGATGCTGAGTGCTCATATGCATCTTTCCAGGATGCCTGAGCTGTGCTACCTTGAGAACTGTGTTTGTTCTTCCCTCTAGAGCTGTTTCCCCCTCCTATGCTGATAGCCAGACCCTCCTCACCCACAGAGGGGAGCCCGGTGACCCTGAAATGTGAGACGTGGCTCCCTCCACAGAGGTCAGACATTCAGCTTCGATTCTGCTTCTTCAGAAAAGACGAGGCTTTGGGGTCTGGCTGGAACAGCTCTCCAGAGCTCGAATTACCCACTGTGTGGAGTGAAGATGCAGAGTCTTACTGGTGCCAGGCAGAGGCAGTGACTCCACGTATCAGAAAAAGAAGTTTGAGATCCCAGTTATATGTGCAGAGTGAGTATTTATGGAGTTGCTCTTCCAGAGTCAGAGCTGGGGAGATGGGAGCAGAGCAATGATGTTTCCTGCTCTCTGGGGCAGTGAACATAACTGAGAGGAGCTTTCTGCTATCCTGATACCCTTCTCATGTCAGGTTCAACACTGGCCTAATGTCCCTAGAACATTCTCTTCCATCTAACTCAGTTAATAGCAATTGCTGATCAACTGCTGGGTCCCCAGCCCTTTGGGGGTGACAGAGCCATACAGCATATGTTCCCTCGAGAGTCACAGATAATTGGAAGCACAGATGACCACATGCAGTCTTTAGAGATCCCTATGCTTCTTCCATTTGTTGACCTAAACATattccaaaaggaaaagaggatgtTAAACACGAATTGGTGTAATTAGGAAAAAATGTGGGAAGATGGGGGTGAgactggagaagagtcttgaagGATAGCAGAGGGATTTGAATTTCAGGACAGAAGTAATATTCTCAGAGTTCTGTTTCTTTTGAACAGAAGTAAGACCACTTTTATTTTGTGGTCATTGGTGCACCAAAGAGTCCTTAAGTATAAATGTCCATAAAATGTGACTGCTATCAATATTAGGTTTAAGATCAAGAACCCATCCCCACATTCTCCAAGGATGGGAACTGTTGTGTGTGGTGCAAGGGTACCTTTATAATAACATACATGATTAATTCCCTGTTTCTCACTTTGGCCCCCTGCTTATTGTGTCTGCTGCTGTTGACTTATTCATGGCAGAACCAGCCTTCTCCTTGACCCTGAAGTTTCTGCCACGAGAATCTTCATGTGTCATCTTCTGTCCTCCTAGGAATCCCTGTGTCTGATGTAAATCTAGAGATCCAGCCCCCTGAGGGGCAGCTTACTGAAGGAGAAAATCTGCTCCTTATCTGCTCAGTAGCCAAGGGAACAGGGACTGTCACATTCTCCTGGCACAGAGAGGGCACAGTAAGAAGTTTGGGAAGAAAGACCCAGCGTTCCTTGTCGGCGGAGCTGCAGATACTCACTGTGAAGAAGAGCGATGCTGGGAGATACTACTGTGCCGCTGACAACATTCATGGTCCCGTCCTCAGCAAACTGGTCAGAGTCACACTGAGCAGTAAGTTCTCAATTCCTTCTATTCAGCCTCAGTTCACAAGCCAGGGTTTAGCttatcaatttgccatgaagctgTTTGGAAGGAGGCAAAGGAATAGAGGTGTAAAGATTTAGAAGCTAACTAATGAATGGCAAAGATGACAAAAGCTGAAGACATCTTATGCCTTGTGGAGCAAACTGAAAACAGTAGTAGTGATGAAAGCAAAATCATCTAAGATTACTCTTCATGGTTCAGTCGGTATATCTgtatttaggcttccctggtagctcagttggtaaagaatctgcctgcaatgcaggagaccagggtttgatccctgggttgggaaggtcccctggagaaggaaatggcaatgctgtccagtattattgcctgaaaaatcccttggataaaggagcctggcaggctagtccatggggtcataagagttagacacaacttagcaactaaaccatcaccaggCTTCTTGGGTGTGGTTATGAGTCTGGCACAGCATCAGAGTCCTCTGACAACTCTTTTGTATCTTTCAGTTCCAGTATCTCGCCCTGTCCTCACCCTCACGTCTCCTAGGACGAAGGCTATGGTGGGGGATGTGGTGGAGCTTCACTGTGAGTCCCAAAGTGGCTCTCCTCCTATCTTGTACCGATTTTATCATGAGAATGTCACCCTTGGAAGCAGCTCAGTTCCCTCTGGAAGAGCAGCCTTCAAATTTTCTCTGACTGCGGAACATTCTGGAAACTACTCCTGTGAGGCTGAGAATAGCCTGGGGGTCCAGCGCAGTGACAGGGTGATTCTCAGTGTCACAGGTGAGTAGGATATGCCTACAGCAGTTACAGACAAGAACAGAGTATGTCCTCTCCTTTGGGCTACTTGCTGGAGCGACATTCCATCAGATGCCTTGTTTTTCTGCCTCTACTGGAGAGTCATGGGATTCTTTCTTCCGACAATACATTCAGGAACTTAGGCCATTCCTAATGTTTTTCCTACATttcttgagatgatcatatggtttgtATTCTTCACTTTATTAATATGGCATATCATGTTGATTGGTTTGcaaatgttgaaccatccttgcatacATGGAATAAGTCCCACTTGATCATAGGGTGCGatctttttaaagtattgttgTGTTTGGTTTACTAATAgcttgttgaggattttttgtgtctatgttatGTGAGATaatggcctataattttctttgtctggttttggtatcagaatgCTGGCTTTGTAAAATGTCAGGAAGTAAtcctttctcttcagttttttaaaaaatattttatttatttattttttcagtgggttttgtcatacattgatatgaatcagccatagatttacacgtattccccatcccgatccccgctcccacctccctctccacccgattcctctgtgtcttcccagtgcaccaggcccaagcacttgtctcatgcatcccacctgggctggtgaaacTCAACAGGCAGGCTTTATGTTTTGAGAAATTAACTATGaaaactctttatttttattataaaaatgtagcAATTTAACCCATGGGGAAAATATTGTAATTTGTACTCTTGTCTGAACCCATAGTTTCTGTTTGTTAATAAAATGAttacactggggaaaaaaaaaatattttgagaagaatAGGATTTAAATCATTTTTGACTATTTGGTAGAATTTAACCTGTGAAgtcgatgggcatgagcttgagtaaactccaggagctggtgatggacagggaggcctggcatgctgcgattcatggggtcgaaaagagtcggacacgactgagtgactgaactgactgactgactgactgactgaacctgAGAAGTCATCTGATCCTGTGCTTTTTTATTCTTGGGAGTTTTTGATTACTGTTTTCCTCTTTACCAGAGATTGGTCATTCAAATTTCACTTTttatggttcagtcttggaaggttgtatgattctaagaatttgtccatttattcTAGGTTgcccaatttgttggcatatcagtttagttcagttcagttgctcagtcgtgtccgactctttgcgaccccatggacctcagcatgccaggcctccctgtccatcaccaactcccggcgtccacccaaacccatgtccattgagttggtgatgccatccaaccatctcatcctctgtcgtccccttctcctcctgccctcaatctttcccagcatcagggtttttccaatgagtcagctcttagcatcaggtggccaaagtactggagtttcagcttcaacatcagtccttccaatgaacacccaggactgatctcctttaggatggactggttggatctccttgcagtccaagggactctcaagagtcttctccaacaccacacttcaaaaccatcaatttttcagccctcagctttcttcacagtccaactctcgcatccatacatgaccactggaaaaaccatagccttgactagatggacctttgctgacaaagtaatgtctctgctttttaatatgctgtctaggttggtcataactttccttccaagaagtaagcgtcttttcatttcatggctgcaatcaccatctgcagtgattctggagcccccaaaaataaagtcagccactgtttccactgttttccccatctatttgccatgaagtgatgggaccggatgccatgatcttagttttctgaatgttgagctttaagccaacttttccactctcctctttcactttcattgagaggctctttagttcctcttcactttctgccataagggtggtgtcatctgcatatctgaagttattgatatttctcccggcaatcttgattccagcatataTAACTGTTCATAATATTCTTATATCCTCTGTATTTTGGGACATTCATTGTTATAGCTCCTCTTttgcttctgattttatttatcaaagctttgtttcatttttcttagtgAATCTAGcaaaaggtttgtcaatttttgtCCATCTTTTAAAAGAAGCAGGTCTTAGTTTTTATCAATCTTTTGTATTTTGCTTCTAGTGTATATGCCATTTCTCTTCTAATCTTTATCATTCCCTTCCTCATACTGACTCTGggctttatttgttctttttctagttcctttatgtgtaaagttagattttttatgtcatattttcattttcatttgtcttcattttttccatgtctcctttgctgtcttgTTGGACCCAATAGTTGTTCCTCAGCATGTTATTCAGTCTTCACATATTTGTGattttccagatttctttttGTGGTTAATCTCCAGTTTCATACCACTGTAATCAAGAAAGATggttgatatgatttcaatcttaaagtcattgagacttgttttgtgttcCAATATATGGTCAATCATTGAGAAAGTTTCATGAGCAACTAAGTATGTGTATTGTACTGCATTTGAGTGGAATGTTCTATATAAATTTATCAAGACTCCCTGGTCTAATGTTTCTTTTAAGGCTGTTATTTCCTTGTTGACTTTTTGTCTGTATGATCTGTTCATTAATATAGGTGAGGTGTTGTAGTTCCctattattattgtgttgctCTCCAATTCTCCCCTTAGGTCTGTTAATAATTGCTTTGTATATTTGGGTGCTGCTATGTTAGCTACATATGTGTTTATCACTGTTTTATCTTCTTGGTGAATTGTCCCCTTTACCATTACATAATATCCATTTTTGTCCTTTGTTACCTTTCTTGGTTTGAGGCCTATTTCATTTAATGTGAGTATGACTACACccactttatttttgttgccaTATACATGGAGTATCATCTTCTTTTACTCTGTCTAgccactctatgtcttttgattggtgaattcaatccatttacatttaaggtgattattgatAAAGGAGAACTTTAGTGCTGCCcactttaccttttattttttggttgctctatatctcctttttttctcctcttaagGTTCTGCATATCACCTTGGTTTTGTGGCTTTCTATGATATTTTTctcaatttcctcttttttttttttttgttttgtatctcTGCTTTAGATTTATGTTATGTGGTTACCTTGAGGTTTGCATAAAACCTCTCATAGATAAAGTAGTCcattttctgtattctggcctggagaatcccatggacagagaagccttggtgggctacagtccatagggtcacaaagagttggacacaactgctgCACACACTGctaatagcattttattttcatttacctaTGTGAGTTCTattctttccctcttccttttttaCGTTTTTGTCTCAAATTATCTCTTTTTATGTTGTGAGATTGCTACCAAATTGAAGTAAGCAatagttgtgggttttttttttttttttttgcttcctcctTTTACCTTTATGCTATAATAAAGTATTTAAAGCCTATTCTGAGTTGCAATTTTCTGATTCTAGATATAATGTTCTTCAAAgtattgtgtatttttgcctttttgtttttagtaGAGAGCCTCTTTAAACATTTGTTATAAGCAGAACGAGTGTTGATGAATTCCCTCAGCTTTCATTTGTCTGGGAAgagctttgtttttccttcacaTATGAATAATAACTTTGCTAGAAAAAATAGTCTTGAGTGACACCTTTTATTTGTCAGTATTTTGAGAATGCCCCTCTATTCCCTCTtgtcctgcagagtttctgctgagaaacctgATCATAGGCTCATGGGGATTCTCATGTAGGTACCATCTTTTTTCCTCCTGGCTGCCTTAAAAATCCTTTCTTTGTCATTGACTTTTGacaattt from Dama dama isolate Ldn47 chromosome 20, ASM3311817v1, whole genome shotgun sequence carries:
- the LOC133040581 gene encoding Fc receptor-like protein 3 isoform X1 codes for the protein MENKPSFGETDLPCPQPRQFPMFLWLLLLLILAPGRDQSDKLILQAPRSVFEGDEVFLRCQAREDAKEIHFYRNEYQIQPNFTLKSVSRNDDKYHCSALMRGFWGWKKENSKHLTIQVQELFPPPMLIARPSSPTEGSPVTLKCETWLPPQRSDIQLRFCFFRKDEALGSGWNSSPELELPTVWSEDAESYWCQAEAVTPRIRKRSLRSQLYVQRIPVSDVNLEIQPPEGQLTEGENLLLICSVAKGTGTVTFSWHREGTVRSLGRKTQRSLSAELQILTVKKSDAGRYYCAADNIHGPVLSKLVRVTLSIPVSRPVLTLTSPRTKAMVGDVVELHCESQSGSPPILYRFYHENVTLGSSSVPSGRAAFKFSLTAEHSGNYSCEAENSLGVQRSDRVILSVTVPVSHPVVTFGPAGAQAVVGDVLELRCEAQRGSPPILYWFYYKNVTLGSKEAPFGGGASFNLTLMAEHSGNFSCGADNGLGVQHSEMVILSIIGPPSNKTTLITEGVTSGLLSILGLAATAALVHHFRTQRSSDHLSSMFLCCFSERPSTTGTPSCSPREFQEPSRTPNTNPQEPPDPVQLQPVYDNVNPRDSDLVYSEIWSTQHTKENSANSPRKHQEDKEPTVIYSDVKRAYPDDSAGQASIGDSDLEDAAENYENVPSILSALDH
- the LOC133040581 gene encoding Fc receptor-like protein 3 isoform X3; translation: MENKPSFGETDLPCPQPRQFPMFLWLLLLLILAPGRDQSDKLILQAPRSVFEGDEVFLRCQAREDAKEIHFYRNEYQIQPNFTLKSVSRNDDKYHCSALMRGFWGWKKENSKHLTIQVQELFPPPMLIARPSSPTEGSPVTLKCETWLPPQRSDIQLRFCFFRKDEALGSGWNSSPELELPTVWSEDAESYWCQAEAVTPRIRKRSLRSQLYVQRIPVSDVNLEIQPPEGQLTEGENLLLICSVAKGTGTVTFSWHREGTVRSLGRKTQRSLSAELQILTVKKSDAGRYYCAADNIHGPVLSKLVRVTLSIPVSRPVLTLTSPRTKAMVGDVVELHCESQSGSPPILYRFYHENVTLGSSSVPSGRAAFKFSLTAEHSGNYSCEAENSLGVQRSDRVILSVTVPVSHPVVTFGPAGAQAVVGDVLELRCEAQRGSPPILYWFYYKNVTLGSKEAPFGGGASFNLTLMAEHSGNFSCGADNGLGVQHSEMVILSIIGPPSNKTTLITEGVTSGLLSILGLAATAALVHHFRTQRSSERPSTTGTPSCSPREFQEPSRTPNTNPQEPPDPVQLQPVYDNVNPRDSDLVYSEIWSTQHTKENSANSPRKHQEDKEPTVIYSDVKRAYPDDSAGQASIGDSDLEDAAENYENVPSILSALDH
- the LOC133040581 gene encoding Fc receptor-like protein 3 isoform X2, with amino-acid sequence MENKPSFGETDLPCPQPRQFPMFLWLLLLLILDKLILQAPRSVFEGDEVFLRCQAREDAKEIHFYRNEYQIQPNFTLKSVSRNDDKYHCSALMRGFWGWKKENSKHLTIQVQELFPPPMLIARPSSPTEGSPVTLKCETWLPPQRSDIQLRFCFFRKDEALGSGWNSSPELELPTVWSEDAESYWCQAEAVTPRIRKRSLRSQLYVQRIPVSDVNLEIQPPEGQLTEGENLLLICSVAKGTGTVTFSWHREGTVRSLGRKTQRSLSAELQILTVKKSDAGRYYCAADNIHGPVLSKLVRVTLSIPVSRPVLTLTSPRTKAMVGDVVELHCESQSGSPPILYRFYHENVTLGSSSVPSGRAAFKFSLTAEHSGNYSCEAENSLGVQRSDRVILSVTVPVSHPVVTFGPAGAQAVVGDVLELRCEAQRGSPPILYWFYYKNVTLGSKEAPFGGGASFNLTLMAEHSGNFSCGADNGLGVQHSEMVILSIIGPPSNKTTLITEGVTSGLLSILGLAATAALVHHFRTQRSSDHLSSMFLCCFSERPSTTGTPSCSPREFQEPSRTPNTNPQEPPDPVQLQPVYDNVNPRDSDLVYSEIWSTQHTKENSANSPRKHQEDKEPTVIYSDVKRAYPDDSAGQASIGDSDLEDAAENYENVPSILSALDH
- the LOC133040581 gene encoding Fc receptor-like protein 3 isoform X4, which translates into the protein MENKPSFGETDLPCPQPRQFPMFLWLLLLLILAPGRDQSDKLILQAPRSVFEGDEVFLRCQAREDAKEIHFYRNEYQIQPNFTLKSVSRNDDKYHCSALMRGFWGWKKENSKHLTIQVQELFPPPMLIARPSSPTEGSPVTLKCETWLPPQRSDIQLRFCFFRKDEALGSGWNSSPELELPTVWSEDAESYWCQAEAVTPRIRKRSLRSQLYVQRIPVSDVNLEIQPPEGQLTEGENLLLICSVAKGTGTVTFSWHREGTVRSLGRKTQRSLSAELQILTVKKSDAGRYYCAADNIHGPVLSKLVRVTLSIPVSRPVLTLTSPRTKAMVGDVVELHCESQSGSPPILYRFYHENVTLGSSSVPSGRAAFKFSLTAEHSGNYSCEAENSLGVQRSDRVILSVTVPVSHPVVTFGPAGAQAVVGDVLELRCEAQRGSPPILYWFYYKNVTLGSKEAPFGGGASFNLTLMAEHSGNFSCGADNGLGVQHSEMVILSIIGPPSNKTTLITEGVTSGLLSILGLAATAALVHHFRTQRSSVYCLEPPGQC